One stretch of Prunus persica cultivar Lovell chromosome G1, Prunus_persica_NCBIv2, whole genome shotgun sequence DNA includes these proteins:
- the LOC18793901 gene encoding alpha-(1,4)-fucosyltransferase, producing the protein MQLKPFNSLSIAFMMGGAFLILFLCSFLEFPSISTSIQPMKDPNLSLSLTKSTPDPFTNLISAFKKWDSQVGCAHFRGKHHEALLQSQNQNGSSSSLQQVQLGIESECREPKVEHISVMVKGWTWIPDNLDNLYSCPCGLSCLWTKSSVLADKPDALLFETTTPPLQRNTGDPLRAYMDLEAGRKKSGFEDLFISYHAKDDVQCTYAGALFHNGRNYHVSSYKHNDTLVYWSSSRCLPQRNKLAYKLLSLLPHHSFGKCLNNVGGLDMALSFYPECASDASVSQKWWDHLHCAMSHYKFVLAIENTMTESYVTEKLFYALDSGAVPIYFGAPNVWDFVPPHSIIDGTKFSKLEELASYVKALANDPVAYAEYHGWRRCGVMANYVKTRALSLDTLPCRLCEAVSRKGGRNARGK; encoded by the exons atGCAATTGAAGCCCTTCAACTCCTTGAGCATCGCGTTCATGATGGGTGGCGCATTCTTGATCCTTTTCCTCTGTAGCTTCCTCGAATTCCCTTCTATATCAACCTCAATCCAACCCATGAAAGATCCcaatctctctctatctctaacCAAGTCCACGCCTGACCCATTTACCAATTTGATCAGTGCCTTCAAGAAATGGGACTCTCAAGTGGGTTGTGCCCATTTCAGAGGCAAGCATCATGAGGCGTTACTTCAAAGCCAAAATCAAAatggttcttcttcttctctgcaaCAAGTTCAACTTGGCATTGAATCTGAGTGTAGGGAGCCCAAGGTTGAGCATATCAGCGTCATGGTCAAAGGGTGGACTTGGATTCCTGATAATTTGGATAATTTGTATTCGTGCCCCTGTGGGTTGAGCTGTTTGTGGACTAAATCTTCCGTTCTTGCTGACAAACCTGATGCCTTATTGTTTGAGACTACTACGCCTCCGCTTCAG AGAAACACTGGAGATCCACTTCGTGCATACATGGATCTTGAGGCTGGCAGGAAGAAATCTGGCTTTGAGGATCTATTTATTAGTTATCATGCCAAAGATGATGTGCAGTGCACCTATGCTGGTGCACTCTTTCACAATGGTCGGAATTATCACGTGTCTTCATATAAGCACAAT GATACACTTGTTTATTGGTCATCATCGCGTTGTCTGCCTCAAAGAAATAAGCTTGCCTATAAGCTTCTCAGCTTACTACCTCATCATTCGTTTGGAAAGTGCTTGAACAATGTTGGTGGCTTGGACATGGCCCTTTCGTTCTACCCTGAGTGTGCCAGTGATGCTAGTGTCAGTCAGAAATGGTGGGACCATTTACATTGTGCTATGTCTCACTATAAGTTTGTTTTAGCTATTGAAAACACAATGACAGAGAGTTATGTGACGGAGAAGCTATTTTATGCTCTAGATTCTGGTGCAGTTCCTATCTATTTTGGTGCCCCTAATGTCTGGGACTTCGTCCCTCCTCATTCAATAATCGACGGCACTAAATTTAGCAAGTTGGAGGAATTGGCTTCTTATGTGAAAGCCCTCGCCAATGACCCAGTTGCCTATGCCGAGTACCATGGATGGAGAAGATGCGGCGTGATGGCGAATTATGTAAAAACCCGTGCATTGAGCCTTGACACATTACCATGCAGACTCTGTGAAGCTGTTAGCAGAAAAGGTGGGAGAAATGCAAGAGGCAAGTGA
- the LOC18789923 gene encoding uncharacterized protein LOC18789923 yields MSTAASPSTLFSPAPSSQPPIFHKPTTALSLCRVSLGLGLPRSLPLSTTHLKTRRNSSRFTTCCSTDAAKAPNKETPIELRYEAFPTVMDINQIREILPHRFPFLLVDRVIEYNPGVSAVAIKNVTINDNFFPGHFPERPIMPGVLMVEAMAQVGGLVMLQPEVGGSRDTFFFAGIDKVRFRKPVIAGDTLVMRMTLIKLQKRFGIAKMEGKAYVGGEVVCEGEFLMATGTGSD; encoded by the exons ATGTCGACCGCAGCTTCCCCCAGCACTCTGTTTTCTCCTGCTCCCAGTTCGCAGCCACCGATCTTTCATAAGCCAACGACTGCTTTATCTCTCTGTCGGGTCTCTCTTGGCCTTGGGCTTCCTAGATCTCTGCCATTATCAACAACCCATCTGAAAACTAGAAGAAATTCAAGTCGTTTCACTACCTGTTGCTCCACAGACGCTGCAAAAGCTCCCAACAAGGAGACCCCTATTGAATTGA GATATGAAGCATTTCCTACTGTCATGGATATCAATCAGATTCGTGAAATTTTGCCTCACCG gTTTCCATTTCTCTTAGTGGATAGAGTGATTGAATACAATCCTGGAGTTTCTGCTGTTGCAATCAAGAATGTAACAATAAATGATAATTTCTTTCCTGGGCATTTTCCTGAGAGGCCAATCATGCCTGGTGTTCTCATGGTTGAG GCAATGGCACAGGTCGGTGGCTTGGTTATGTTGCAACCGGAAGTGGGAGGCTCTCGTGacactttcttttttgctggTATTGACAAAGTGCGATTTCGGAAACCAGTGATTGCTGGCGACACATTAGTGATGAGAATGACACTAATCAAGTTGCAGAAACGCTTTGGAATAGCAAAGATGGAAGGCAAGGCCTATGTGGGAGGTGAAGTGGTGTGTGAGGGAGAGTTTTTGATGGCTACCGGTACTGGTAGTGACTGA
- the LOC18792611 gene encoding chlorophyll a-b binding protein CP24 10A, chloroplastic has protein sequence MAATTGAVLNGLNSPFLCGGKRSQALLSAGFGTTRVGGGPAAPKRFIVVAAAAPKKSWIPAVKASNNFIDPEWLDGSLPGDYGFDPLGLGKDPGFLKWYREAELIHGRWAMAAVVGIFVGQAWSGVPWFEAGADPSAIAPFSFGSLLGTQLLLMGWVESKRWVDFYNPESQSIEWATPWSKTSENFANATGEQGYPGGKFFDPLGFAGSIKNGVYIPDSEKLERLKLAEIKHARLAMVAMLIFYFEAGQGKTPLGALGL, from the exons ATGGCAGCAACAACTGGTGCAGTGCTTAATGGGTTGAACTCACCCTTCTTGTGCGGAGGCAAGAGAAGCCAGGCCTTGTTGTCTGCTGGTTTTGGAACCACCAGAGTTGGAGGCGGCCCTGCTGCTCCTAAGAGGTTCATTGtggttgctgctgctgcaccTAAGAAGTCTTGGATCCCAGCCGTTAAAGCCAGCAACAACTTCATCGATCCTGAGTGGCTCGATGGCTC GCTTCCAGGTGACTACGGTTTCGACCCTCTAGGACTAGGCAAGGACCCAGGGTTCCTAAAGTGGTACAGAGAGGCTGAGCTCATCCACGGACGGTGGGCAATGGCCGCCGTGGTCGGCATCTTTGTAGGCCAGGCCTGGAGTGGTGTCCCATGGTTCGAAGCCGGGGCAGACCCCAGCGCTATAGCACCCTTCTCCTTTGGCTCACTGCTTGGCACTCAGCTCTTGCTCATGGGTTGGGTGGAAAGCAAAAGATGGGTGGACTTCTACAACCCTGAGTCCCAGTCCATTGAGTGGGCCACACCTTGGTCCAAGACTTCGGAGAACTTTGCCAACGCCACCGGAGAGCAAGGCTACCCTGGTGGCAAGTTCTTCGACCCCTTGGGCTTCGCCGGCTCCATCAAGAACGGAGTCTACATTCCAGACAGCGAAAAGTTGGAGAGACTGAAATTGGCCGAGATTAAGCATGCAAGGCTTGCTATGGTGGCTAtgctaattttctattttgaagCTGGACAGGGGAAGACACCCCTTGGAGCTCTTGGCTTGTAA